A single region of the Oleispira antarctica RB-8 genome encodes:
- the acnA gene encoding Aconitate hydratase 1, which yields MKNSDNTFNTLSTLTVNDKPFRYFAINGGELASHKTIARLPLTIKILLENMLRNEDGLSCRRDDIEALAASGGKASEQEIAYHPARVLMQDFTGVPAVVDLAAMRDALVKRGIDPQTINPLTKVDLVIDHSISIDKFASESAFEENVAIEMQRNHERYQFLKWGQSAFANFSVVPPGTGICHQVNLEYLAKVVWTEDKDGERFAYPDTLVGTDSHTTMINGLGVLGWGVGGIEAEAAILGQPISMLIPDVVGVELTGKLLEGITATDLVLTVVEMLREYGVVGKFVEFYGAGLDHLPLADRATIANMAPEYGATCGFFPVDKQTINYLRLSGRDEEQIELVEAYCKAQGLWRDEHFLVPDFSATLRLDLTTIVPSLAGPKRPQDRVPVTGLKTAVAGSIELAGKAKQLNTEYPLAGSEVAMHHGDVVIAAITSCTNTSNPAVMIAAGLVARNALAKGLQRKSWVKSSLAPGSKVVTEYLQQAKLQEPLDKLGFNLVGYGCTTCIGNSGPLPEVVEATIAANDLIVSSVLSGNRNFEGRIHPLVQDNWLASPPLVVAYALAGTTRIDLSRDSLGNDDNGQPVYLKDIWPTNVEIAELVQAITSTMFNKEYSAVFDGDDRWRAIDSGNGKTYKFTEDSTYIQLPPFFEERYRGKSSSIIKAPMLAMLGDSVTTDHISPAGAIPQDSPASQYLRAQGIAEKDFNSYGSRRGNHKVMVRGTFGNIRIRNEMTPELEGGYTRMQGEHQPRFIYDAAMLYQSKNIDTVVVAGKEYGTGSSRDWAAKGTLLLGVKAVIVESFERIHRSNLVGMGVLPLQFMPGETRKTLSLTGEETFDIVGLDEPLLPKQEVVATIYYPSGEVRPIKLQSRLDTAVEVKYYLAGGVLSYVLDQIYAKAELDSHN from the coding sequence ATGAAAAACTCCGATAATACTTTTAATACTCTCAGTACATTAACCGTTAACGATAAGCCGTTTCGTTACTTTGCAATTAATGGCGGGGAGCTGGCCTCGCATAAAACAATTGCCCGGCTGCCGCTGACAATAAAAATTTTGCTGGAAAATATGCTGCGCAATGAAGATGGTCTAAGTTGCCGTCGCGATGACATTGAAGCGCTGGCTGCCAGTGGCGGCAAGGCGAGTGAGCAGGAGATTGCTTATCATCCTGCACGGGTATTGATGCAAGATTTTACCGGTGTACCTGCGGTAGTCGATCTAGCCGCAATGCGCGATGCCTTGGTAAAACGAGGCATTGATCCACAGACAATAAATCCTTTAACAAAAGTAGATCTGGTCATCGACCACTCGATTAGTATCGATAAATTTGCCAGTGAAAGCGCCTTCGAAGAAAACGTGGCGATTGAAATGCAGCGCAATCATGAGCGTTATCAGTTTTTAAAATGGGGCCAAAGCGCGTTTGCTAACTTTAGTGTGGTGCCACCAGGAACCGGTATTTGCCATCAGGTGAATCTAGAATATCTGGCGAAAGTGGTATGGACCGAAGATAAAGACGGAGAACGTTTCGCTTATCCCGATACGCTGGTAGGCACGGATAGTCACACCACGATGATTAATGGCCTTGGGGTATTAGGTTGGGGTGTGGGAGGGATCGAAGCTGAGGCTGCCATATTGGGTCAGCCGATTTCGATGTTAATTCCTGACGTTGTCGGTGTTGAGCTGACGGGGAAATTACTTGAGGGTATTACGGCGACTGATCTGGTATTAACGGTGGTAGAGATGCTGCGTGAATATGGTGTGGTGGGTAAATTTGTCGAGTTTTATGGTGCGGGTCTGGATCATTTACCCCTTGCTGACCGCGCGACGATCGCCAATATGGCACCGGAATATGGGGCGACCTGTGGTTTCTTCCCAGTGGATAAACAGACGATTAATTATTTACGTTTAAGCGGTCGTGATGAAGAACAAATTGAATTGGTTGAGGCTTACTGCAAAGCTCAGGGACTGTGGCGTGATGAGCATTTTTTAGTACCTGATTTTTCGGCGACTTTGCGCTTGGATCTAACCACTATCGTGCCCAGTTTAGCGGGACCCAAGCGACCACAAGATCGTGTTCCCGTCACTGGCTTGAAAACAGCCGTTGCAGGCTCTATTGAATTAGCCGGTAAGGCTAAGCAGCTGAATACGGAATACCCATTGGCGGGTAGTGAGGTAGCGATGCACCATGGCGATGTGGTGATTGCCGCGATTACTTCCTGCACGAATACGTCAAATCCTGCGGTGATGATTGCAGCGGGCCTAGTCGCCCGCAACGCTTTGGCTAAAGGTCTGCAGCGTAAATCATGGGTTAAATCCTCGTTGGCGCCGGGTTCCAAGGTCGTCACGGAATATTTGCAACAGGCTAAATTACAGGAACCACTGGATAAACTTGGCTTTAACCTTGTCGGTTATGGCTGTACTACCTGCATCGGTAATTCCGGGCCATTGCCAGAAGTGGTCGAGGCGACGATCGCGGCGAATGATTTGATCGTCAGCTCAGTATTGTCCGGTAATCGTAACTTTGAAGGCCGTATTCATCCACTGGTACAAGATAATTGGCTTGCTTCACCGCCTTTGGTCGTCGCTTATGCGTTAGCGGGAACAACACGGATAGATTTGAGTCGCGATTCATTGGGCAACGATGACAACGGCCAACCTGTGTATTTAAAGGATATATGGCCCACGAATGTTGAAATTGCTGAGCTGGTACAGGCCATCACTAGCACGATGTTTAACAAGGAATACAGTGCTGTATTCGATGGAGATGATCGTTGGCGTGCCATTGATAGTGGTAATGGTAAAACCTACAAATTTACGGAGGATTCGACTTACATTCAGCTGCCCCCATTTTTTGAGGAACGTTATCGTGGCAAATCCTCTAGCATTATCAAGGCGCCTATGTTGGCTATGTTGGGGGATTCAGTGACTACAGACCATATATCCCCTGCCGGTGCTATTCCACAAGACAGCCCCGCGTCACAGTATTTACGTGCACAAGGAATTGCTGAGAAAGACTTTAATTCTTATGGTTCCAGACGCGGAAATCATAAGGTTATGGTGCGAGGTACCTTTGGTAATATCCGTATTCGCAATGAAATGACACCTGAACTTGAAGGGGGATATACCCGCATGCAAGGTGAACATCAGCCTCGCTTTATCTACGATGCGGCCATGCTCTATCAGTCAAAAAATATCGATACCGTAGTGGTTGCTGGCAAAGAATACGGCACGGGGTCGAGTCGTGATTGGGCTGCAAAAGGTACCTTGTTGCTGGGTGTGAAAGCGGTGATTGTGGAAAGTTTTGAACGTATTCATCGCTCTAACTTGGTCGGTATGGGTGTATTGCCTTTGCAGTTTATGCCCGGTGAAACCCGAAAAACACTGTCACTTACCGGTGAAGAAACATTTGATATCGTCGGGCTGGATGAACCACTACTGCCAAAGCAAGAAGTGGTTGCTACGATTTATTATCCTTCGGGTGAAGTGCGACCTATAAAATTGCAGTCACGATTGGATACCGCCGTCGAGGTAAAATACTATCTGGCCGGTGGTGTGCTGAGTTATGTGCTCGATCAAATTTATGCCAAGGCAGAATTAGATTCGCATAATTAA
- a CDS encoding probable transcriptional regulator: MPTLTEVMTPFPHLVEESTAINYAIQLMAEKQVNHLPVVVDHKVVGLLSTADIKLAQMPGHPTTEFTALTVGDICRRRIYVVDLHVRLDEVLDQMAAETWDAAVVLREKRLAGIFTSHDACRILSRWLQKEFLPDNDPGVA, encoded by the coding sequence ATGCCGACATTAACCGAGGTAATGACACCATTCCCTCATTTGGTTGAAGAATCCACAGCAATTAATTATGCGATACAATTAATGGCTGAAAAACAGGTTAATCATTTGCCTGTGGTGGTTGACCATAAAGTTGTTGGGCTGCTATCTACTGCGGATATTAAGTTGGCACAAATGCCGGGCCACCCAACAACAGAATTCACGGCACTGACGGTTGGTGATATCTGCCGGCGTCGTATTTATGTGGTTGATCTGCATGTGCGTTTAGATGAAGTACTTGATCAAATGGCAGCAGAGACATGGGATGCTGCTGTTGTTTTACGTGAGAAGCGTTTAGCTGGAATTTTTACCAGCCATGATGCTTGTCGTATTCTATCCCGTTGGCTGCAGAAAGAATTTTTACCCGATAATGACCCAGGGGTTGCTTAG
- a CDS encoding Transcriptional regulator, TetR family codes for MSQLSDSLSNSKSGSAVKYQGRKTSRAGSELRRRLILEASLRIVIREGVRGIRHRAVAKEADVPLAATTYYFKDIQELINDTFTLYAEQSLEIVTQFSRRLYEPLENSDGKTFVEAMNSAEDMSGIIADSMTQYVVEQITQHRDALIAEQAFRYEAILSPHLRKLGEVHKLALIQKLTELLSLMQSPQPVEDATIVISILHRIEYEGLLVEPENLDIKAIRATLLRQLSLMFNDQSRA; via the coding sequence ATGTCGCAGTTATCAGACTCATTATCGAATTCAAAATCGGGTAGCGCCGTTAAATACCAAGGCCGTAAGACCAGTCGAGCAGGTAGTGAGCTGCGTCGACGTTTGATTTTAGAAGCGTCGCTAAGAATTGTTATTCGAGAGGGGGTACGTGGAATACGTCACCGGGCTGTTGCTAAAGAAGCTGATGTGCCTTTAGCCGCTACTACCTATTACTTCAAAGATATTCAAGAACTGATCAACGATACCTTCACTCTTTATGCTGAACAATCATTAGAAATCGTTACTCAGTTTTCAAGACGCTTATATGAGCCACTAGAAAATAGTGATGGTAAAACATTTGTTGAAGCGATGAATAGCGCTGAAGATATGTCGGGGATTATTGCTGACAGTATGACGCAATATGTCGTAGAACAAATTACCCAGCACAGAGATGCATTAATTGCTGAACAGGCATTTCGTTATGAGGCTATTTTAAGCCCTCATCTACGTAAGTTAGGAGAAGTGCATAAGCTTGCATTGATACAAAAATTAACTGAATTGTTAAGCTTAATGCAATCACCACAGCCAGTTGAAGATGCAACCATTGTAATTTCTATATTGCATCGAATCGAATACGAAGGCTTGCTGGTAGAGCCCGAAAATTTAGATATAAAGGCGATTCGTGCGACACTTCTACGACAGCTAAGTTTAATGTTTAACGATCAAAGTCGTGCTTAG
- a CDS encoding Transcriptional regulator, Crp domain, translating to MTSIKGVTPTRPHLKNHLLAALLVEVQDRLFPHIELVKLELGQVIYEAGTTLDYVYFPTDSIVSLLYVMKSGASAEISVVGNEGLIGIALFMGGDSTSSRAVVQSAGHAYRLKSTVLTEEFNRHGHLLVLLLRYTQSLITQMAQTAVCNRHHSIDQQLCRLLLLSLDRLPDNHVVMTQELIANMLGVRREGVTAAAGKLQKQGIIDYHRGHITVLDRPKLEQLSCECYAVVKRETDRLLPYQVASVD from the coding sequence ATGACTAGCATTAAAGGTGTGACACCGACTAGGCCACATTTGAAAAATCATCTACTAGCAGCACTGCTAGTAGAAGTGCAAGATCGTTTATTTCCTCATATTGAACTGGTGAAATTAGAACTAGGCCAGGTCATCTACGAGGCAGGTACTACCCTTGATTATGTGTATTTTCCTACCGACTCCATTGTGTCACTTCTATATGTCATGAAAAGCGGTGCGTCGGCGGAAATATCGGTAGTAGGCAATGAAGGACTTATCGGCATTGCGTTGTTCATGGGCGGTGATAGCACGTCAAGCCGCGCCGTGGTGCAAAGCGCTGGTCATGCTTATAGGCTTAAAAGTACGGTGCTCACGGAAGAGTTTAATCGCCATGGTCATTTATTGGTGCTATTGCTTCGTTATACCCAGTCTTTGATCACTCAAATGGCTCAGACTGCTGTGTGTAACCGCCACCATTCCATTGATCAGCAGTTATGCCGCTTACTGTTATTGTCGTTGGATCGCTTACCAGACAACCACGTGGTCATGACTCAAGAACTCATCGCGAATATGCTGGGTGTGCGCCGCGAAGGCGTCACCGCAGCGGCGGGAAAATTACAGAAACAGGGGATTATTGATTATCATCGCGGTCATATTACGGTACTCGATAGGCCTAAACTCGAACAGTTAAGCTGTGAGTGTTATGCCGTTGTAAAACGTGAAACGGATCGCCTGCTTCCCTATCAGGTCGCAAGCGTCGATTAA